The sequence TTACCTACACAGTTGTTGGTGAAATGGGCTATAGCTGGGAAACTGCGCTGGGTGCGGTTTTCTTATCGGGAATTTGCTTTTTAATCTTATCCTTAGTGCGTATTCGAGAATGGATTGTTAACAGTATTCCCATGTCACTGCGTATTGGTATCGCTGCGGGTATTGGCCTGTTCTTGGCGCTGATCGGCCTTAAAAGTGCGGGTATTGTGGTGGCAAGCCCTGCAACTTTAGTGACTATGGGCGATATCACCGCCTTCCCTGCTGTGATGGCCGTATTAGGTTTCTTCTTAATCATAGCCATGGTGCAACGCGGCATGAAGTCAGCGGTGATTTTAAGCATCTTGATTATCACTGGACTTGGATTGCTGTTTGGCGATGTGCATTACAACGGTATTGTGTCCATGCCACCTTCGATAGCACCCACTTTTATGCAGATGGATTTATCCCAAGTCTTTGAAGTGACTATGCTCTCAGTGGTATTTGCTTTCTTATTTGTGGATCTATTTGATACCTCTGGCACCTTAGTTGCGGTGGCGCAGCGCGGTGGCTTCCTTGATGAAAATAACCGTTTACCTCGATTAAATCGTGCCTTAACTGCCGATAGTTTAGCGACGATTGCTGGTGCTGCCTTGGGGACCTCGACGACCACAAGTTATATCGAGAGTACGGCTGGTGTGAGCGCTGGTGGCCGTACGGGTTTAACGGCTGTAGTGGTTGGCTTGCTGTTTATTTTGGCATTATTTGTATCGCCTTTAGCAGGAATGATCCCTGCCTACGCAACGGCGGGTACGCTGTTTTATGTGGCCATTCTGATGATGTCTGGACTGGTTCATGTGGAATGGGAAGACTTAACTGAAGCTGCTCCAGTCGTTATCGTTTGTATTTTA comes from Shewanella oneidensis MR-1 and encodes:
- a CDS encoding NCS2 family permease, translating into MLEKLFKLKQNQTSLKQEAMAGLTTFMTMAYIIFVNPMMLADAGMDHGAVFVATCLATAVGCIVMGLMANYPIALAPGMGLNAFFTYTVVGEMGYSWETALGAVFLSGICFLILSLVRIREWIVNSIPMSLRIGIAAGIGLFLALIGLKSAGIVVASPATLVTMGDITAFPAVMAVLGFFLIIAMVQRGMKSAVILSILIITGLGLLFGDVHYNGIVSMPPSIAPTFMQMDLSQVFEVTMLSVVFAFLFVDLFDTSGTLVAVAQRGGFLDENNRLPRLNRALTADSLATIAGAALGTSTTTSYIESTAGVSAGGRTGLTAVVVGLLFILALFVSPLAGMIPAYATAGTLFYVAILMMSGLVHVEWEDLTEAAPVVIVCILMPLTFSIATGIALGIISYAAIKLLTGRFSDLNIGVLVLAAMFVAKFIYA